The proteins below are encoded in one region of Halorhodospira halochloris:
- the hflD gene encoding high frequency lysogenization protein HflD, which yields MKESKYRQQALTLAALMQAVRCVKEVAFEGRTEAKLYRPLIEGLLGEYTGDADNLYGSEGLAPGLRRVVEQLEDLRDAETTRYAANIFHLEQRLMKRPEVLSKIGEGLQQARQKADYFGDITHINVIQSLGELYSQTISEMGPRLLVQGEQEHLENSDNAALIRTLLLSAIRAASLWRENGGGRIALIFSRKHIARASREILKSLPEQA from the coding sequence TTGAAAGAATCGAAGTACCGCCAACAAGCACTGACCTTGGCCGCATTAATGCAGGCAGTGCGCTGCGTAAAAGAGGTAGCCTTCGAAGGCCGAACCGAAGCCAAACTATACCGGCCTTTAATCGAGGGCTTGCTCGGCGAGTATACCGGCGATGCCGATAATCTCTACGGCTCAGAAGGCCTAGCCCCAGGGCTGCGGCGCGTGGTTGAGCAACTCGAAGACCTGCGTGATGCCGAAACTACTCGCTATGCCGCGAACATATTCCACCTTGAACAGCGCCTAATGAAGCGGCCAGAGGTACTATCTAAGATAGGCGAAGGGCTGCAGCAGGCGCGCCAAAAGGCGGATTACTTTGGTGATATAACCCACATAAATGTAATCCAGTCACTGGGCGAACTATACTCCCAAACCATTAGCGAAATGGGCCCCAGACTCCTGGTTCAGGGCGAGCAGGAACATCTGGAGAACAGTGATAACGCCGCCTTGATCCGCACCCTGCTGCTAAGTGCCATACGCGCCGCTAGCCTTTGGCGCGAGAACGGCGGCGGCCGCATAGCCCTGATATTCAGTCGCAAACATATTGCTCGGGCCAGCCGGGAGATCCTCAAATCGCTACCCGAGCAGGCATGA
- the mnmA gene encoding tRNA 2-thiouridine(34) synthase MnmA: MGSSGASAEQNSKHNGQQSSLVVVGLSGGVDSAVTALRLIRAGYRVAGLFMKNWEDDDTLFRCSAAEDLAAAQEVAEHLGIPLYRVNFAAQYKARVFNHALAELRNGRTPNPDILCNRHIKFDLFLRHALEEIGGDYIATGHYARLAKEQLEDGPQLMRGIDRTKDQSYFLAAINPDTLAKTLFPLGSSTKEQVRAEAREARLPNSERADSTGICFIGERDFSAFMQRYIEPNPGPILTAEGEHVGEHQGLAFYTLGQRRGLGIGGQDSHASAPWYVAAKDSTKNALIVVQGHDHPYLLSRAVVSEPVSWLSSPPPQGTTLEAQIRYRQQGQSGQIEYHGDGSVTFYFQTPQRAATPGQHLVIYSGERCLGGAAIKGTLRWDPETKPTRPQRTTEAV, encoded by the coding sequence ATGGGCTCAAGCGGCGCATCGGCCGAGCAGAACAGTAAACATAATGGCCAACAGTCTAGCCTGGTAGTTGTCGGCTTATCTGGCGGGGTGGATTCTGCAGTAACTGCCCTGCGGCTAATCCGCGCCGGGTACCGGGTAGCCGGCTTATTCATGAAAAACTGGGAAGACGACGACACCCTATTCCGGTGTTCTGCGGCAGAAGACCTCGCAGCTGCTCAAGAGGTTGCCGAGCACCTTGGCATACCTTTGTACAGGGTAAACTTTGCAGCGCAGTACAAAGCTAGAGTTTTCAATCACGCCTTGGCAGAGCTGCGCAACGGTCGAACCCCCAATCCGGACATCCTGTGCAACCGCCACATCAAGTTCGACCTATTCCTACGTCACGCGCTAGAAGAGATAGGTGGCGACTACATAGCCACGGGGCACTATGCGCGATTGGCAAAGGAACAGCTGGAAGACGGGCCACAGCTAATGCGGGGCATTGATAGAACCAAGGATCAAAGCTACTTCCTAGCCGCTATCAACCCGGACACGCTCGCCAAGACACTTTTCCCGTTAGGCTCCAGCACCAAAGAGCAGGTCCGTGCTGAGGCTCGCGAGGCGCGGTTGCCCAACTCAGAGAGGGCAGACAGCACGGGCATCTGCTTTATCGGTGAGCGCGACTTCAGCGCTTTCATGCAAAGGTACATTGAACCCAACCCCGGACCCATACTCACCGCGGAAGGTGAACATGTTGGCGAACACCAAGGGCTTGCCTTCTACACCTTGGGCCAGCGCCGCGGGCTTGGGATCGGTGGTCAGGATAGCCACGCCAGCGCGCCGTGGTACGTCGCCGCCAAAGACAGCACAAAAAACGCCTTGATTGTTGTACAAGGCCACGATCACCCCTACTTACTCAGCCGGGCGGTAGTGAGCGAGCCGGTCTCTTGGTTAAGCTCCCCCCCTCCGCAAGGCACCACCCTGGAAGCGCAGATACGCTATCGCCAGCAGGGCCAAAGCGGCCAGATTGAATATCACGGCGACGGGTCAGTAACTTTTTATTTTCAGACCCCCCAGCGAGCAGCAACACCGGGACAGCATTTGGTAATTTACTCAGGCGAGCGCTGCCTCGGCGGCGCTGCCATAAAAGGGACCTTGCGTTGGGATCCAGAGACGAAACCAACACGCCCCCAAAGGACCACGGAGGCAGTTTGA